A segment of the Nitrospirota bacterium genome:
TTGTTGACGACTTTCCTGGGAAGCCTGGCAGGCTCGGTCATCGGTATCGGCCTTATGCTCTTTAAGGGAAAGGGCAGGAAGACCAGGATACCATTCGGTCCGTTCCTTGCCCTTGGCTCGGCAATCTCTGTCCTGTGGGGACAGGAGCTGTTGAAGCTCTATCTGAGGGGGTATTCTTAAACCATGAACAAGGTGGATTTCTTTACTGAACAGACATTTGTACTCTCCCTGCTGCTCTTTATTGTGATAATAATCTTCCTCTTCTTTTTCTTTATAAGGATATTCAGGCAAAAGAGGAAGGAACCCGAAGAGGACCGTTCGGATGTCTCCTTTGTGGTTGATACATTTCATGAACTTGTTGCCAGGCTCAAGGAGAACGAGCGGGAGCTGGAGCAGCTCAGGAAGAGGGCAGAGGACCGTGCAGAGGAGGTGGAGAGTTACAGTGACAATATCGTCCAGAGTGTTCCCAGCGGTGTTGTAAGTCTTGACAACGACCTCAGGCTGACAAAGGTCAATAATGCGGCTGCCATGATACTGCGCTACAGACCTGAAGACATTGTCGGAAAACCCTATCACGAGGTCTTCCGCTCCCCCCTTAAGGAACTTATTGAGACGAGAAAGAGCCTCAAGCGCGGAGAGTATCTCTATGAGAATGCAGCGGGTGAGAAGAGGTGGATAGGCCTCAATATGTCGTCCCTCTTTAACCGTAACGGCGATACCATTGGACAGATACTCATCTTTACAGACCTTACCGAACTGAAATCCCTTGAAAAACAGATAAGGCTGCGGGAATGGCTCTCGTCTCTTGGTGAGATATCCCTCGGAATAGCCCATGAACTCAGGAATCCCATGGCTGTGATTTCAGGTTATGCAAAGATACTGTCAAGGAAGAAGGATATCAGCTCCATCCCGGAGGTTGAGACCATAATGAAAGAGATAAACGTTATGGACAGGATAATCGGAGATTTTCTATCCTTTGCAAAGCCGATAACCCCCAATATGATGGATGTGGATATAAAGGAGATTGTTGAAAACATAGTTGAGCAGCTTCTGAAAGACCGGGACGATATTAAGCTGGATGCCATACTTAAGGATTATACACTTAAAGGTGATGAGGTCCTGTTGAGACAGGCATTTTACAATCTTATCCGCAATGCTGTTGAGGCCATGCCGGATGGGGGTATTCTCACAATAATAGCAAAACGGGAAGGCAACAGCCTTCTGATAGCAGTCAGTGATACCGGCAGGGGGATTCCCGAAGAGATAAGGGAGAAGGTTTTTCTGCCTTTTTACACCACCAGGGAAAGGGGTACAGGGCTTGGTCTTGCAATTGTTCACAAGAATGTCAGCCTTTTAGGTGGAACAGTAAACTTTGTATCTTCGGAAGAGGGGACGACTTTTTTGGTGAGGATGCC
Coding sequences within it:
- a CDS encoding ATP-binding protein; translation: MNKVDFFTEQTFVLSLLLFIVIIIFLFFFFIRIFRQKRKEPEEDRSDVSFVVDTFHELVARLKENERELEQLRKRAEDRAEEVESYSDNIVQSVPSGVVSLDNDLRLTKVNNAAAMILRYRPEDIVGKPYHEVFRSPLKELIETRKSLKRGEYLYENAAGEKRWIGLNMSSLFNRNGDTIGQILIFTDLTELKSLEKQIRLREWLSSLGEISLGIAHELRNPMAVISGYAKILSRKKDISSIPEVETIMKEINVMDRIIGDFLSFAKPITPNMMDVDIKEIVENIVEQLLKDRDDIKLDAILKDYTLKGDEVLLRQAFYNLIRNAVEAMPDGGILTIIAKREGNSLLIAVSDTGRGIPEEIREKVFLPFYTTRERGTGLGLAIVHKNVSLLGGTVNFVSSEEGTTFLVRMPLRG